The following are encoded together in the Capsulimonas corticalis genome:
- a CDS encoding DUF1559 domain-containing protein, with the protein MPILNRRQGTHAGFTLIELLVVIAIIAILAAILFPVFAQAREKARAISCASNLKQMGLAILQYVQDNDEHYPSCSNHDGGAGGTGAPGNPWGWADEIQPYVKSVQMFHCPDDPTTQSSNPTQNPYNGTVAGYTSYFYNSVVGAQDYGYAYNTGGVSVAKMVNPSLTILNGDNISYDSSNALPYGAGFGCTQVIADGKAPNCDGQALNQQPATRHQGGANYSFGDGHAKFTRPSSIYGAASTFTSGVLPAGGPAAASQNNPTFNVSQQ; encoded by the coding sequence ATGCCTATCCTCAATCGCCGCCAAGGCACTCACGCCGGTTTCACGCTGATCGAGCTTCTCGTTGTGATCGCAATTATTGCTATCCTTGCCGCCATTCTGTTCCCTGTCTTCGCTCAGGCTCGCGAAAAGGCCCGCGCCATCTCCTGCGCTTCCAATCTCAAACAGATGGGGCTTGCGATCCTTCAGTACGTGCAGGATAACGACGAGCATTATCCATCGTGCTCCAATCATGACGGCGGCGCGGGCGGCACCGGCGCGCCCGGCAACCCGTGGGGATGGGCCGATGAGATCCAGCCCTACGTGAAGAGCGTCCAGATGTTCCACTGCCCGGACGATCCGACCACGCAGAGCAGCAATCCGACGCAAAACCCGTATAATGGAACCGTGGCGGGCTATACGAGCTACTTCTATAACTCCGTCGTCGGCGCCCAGGATTATGGATACGCTTATAACACGGGCGGCGTTTCGGTGGCGAAGATGGTGAACCCCTCGCTGACAATCCTAAACGGCGACAATATCTCTTACGATTCCAGCAACGCGCTGCCGTATGGGGCGGGCTTCGGCTGCACTCAGGTCATTGCCGACGGAAAGGCGCCGAACTGCGACGGCCAGGCGCTGAACCAGCAGCCGGCCACGCGCCATCAGGGCGGCGCGAACTATTCGTTTGGCGACGGTCACGCGAAGTTCACGCGGCCGAGCAGCATCTACGGCGCCGCAAGCACCTTCACCAGCGGCGTCCTTCCGGCCGGCGGCCCGGCGGCGGCTTCGCAGAATAACCCGACCTTCAACGTTTCGCAGCAGTAG